From Enterococcus wangshanyuanii, the proteins below share one genomic window:
- a CDS encoding DUF1576 domain-containing protein, whose translation MSSDQRSRQPFFLHTDKKNEKEISQNRNYYLLIGYCLLLILIGLSSESFNTLLGGMLRILTSPSNLLTDYIALGSFGSAFVNSGLLTLFSVLIAKKEKIPINGAMIAALFTVSGCSFFGKNMYNSIPIIIGGICYAKIVKKPFSQFIVVSLFGSALSPIISFFTFGLSIPLMFSLPLGCIIGIFIGLILPPLASHVLTFHQGFSLYNVGFTSGLIAMMFTGVLRMFGVSIEGKNIVSDEYHNQLLFFMLFLFFLIFIVGFIINHFSFKGIKEISRTSGKLITDFTFISGIGATMMNMAFMGLLLVGYTQLSHCTLNGPIIGAILSAVGFSAFGNHPLNSLPLLISVFFAAQLSSVFAVDQTTVALAGIFGTGLAPIAGYYGFQYGLAAGFLHMSLVTNVSYLHGGLNLYNNGFSTGFVAAVMVPLLDNILQIRKVKQHARKRKS comes from the coding sequence ATGTCTAGCGATCAGCGCTCACGCCAGCCCTTTTTTTTACATACAGATAAAAAAAACGAGAAAGAAATTAGTCAAAATAGAAATTATTACCTTTTGATCGGTTATTGTCTACTCCTGATCCTAATCGGACTAAGTAGTGAATCTTTCAATACACTTTTGGGAGGAATGCTTCGAATTTTAACCTCTCCTAGTAATTTGCTCACTGATTATATTGCGTTAGGCAGTTTCGGCAGTGCATTCGTAAATAGTGGCTTACTTACTCTATTTAGTGTATTGATTGCTAAAAAGGAAAAGATTCCCATCAATGGTGCGATGATTGCTGCGTTATTCACTGTATCAGGATGCTCTTTTTTTGGAAAAAACATGTATAATTCTATTCCAATTATTATTGGCGGAATTTGTTATGCTAAAATCGTCAAAAAGCCTTTTTCCCAATTTATTGTCGTTAGTTTATTTGGCAGTGCATTGTCACCGATCATTAGTTTTTTTACTTTTGGTTTATCAATACCTTTGATGTTTTCTTTACCATTGGGCTGTATTATCGGGATTTTTATCGGCTTGATCTTGCCGCCGTTAGCTTCACATGTTCTGACCTTTCATCAAGGATTTTCTTTATATAATGTTGGTTTCACCTCTGGATTGATCGCCATGATGTTTACCGGTGTCTTGAGAATGTTTGGTGTGAGCATAGAAGGAAAAAATATTGTATCTGACGAATATCATAACCAATTATTATTTTTTATGTTATTTTTATTTTTTTTGATATTTATTGTAGGATTTATCATTAACCACTTTTCCTTTAAAGGAATTAAAGAAATCAGTCGGACCTCTGGGAAATTGATCACTGATTTTACTTTTATCTCAGGTATTGGTGCAACGATGATGAATATGGCCTTTATGGGGCTGCTGTTAGTTGGTTATACCCAGCTTAGTCATTGCACACTCAATGGACCGATTATCGGCGCTATCCTTTCAGCGGTCGGCTTCAGTGCTTTTGGTAATCATCCACTCAATAGTCTTCCATTGCTCATTAGTGTCTTTTTCGCTGCACAATTGTCATCTGTTTTCGCTGTCGATCAGACGACAGTTGCTCTAGCTGGAATTTTTGGCACTGGACTGGCACCGATCGCTGGATACTATGGTTTTCAATACGGACTCGCTGCGGGTTTCTTGCATATGTCATTGGTTACCAATGTGAGTTATCTTCATGGTGGATTAAATCTTTATAATAACGGATTTTCTACTGGTTTTGTTGCAGCCGTCATGGTACCATTACTAGATAATATTTTACAAATCAGAAAGGTGAAGCAGCATGCAAGAAAGAGAAAAAGCTAA
- a CDS encoding TetR/AcrR family transcriptional regulator, producing the protein MVRKKVYKKQHILAAASDLLEKKSFSAITARNVAEHMGISTQPIYLEFKNMEDLKLTLLQTIYKSLETDYFSTIQSDDFLVNFALNYIEFAKTKRNLFIVLFVEHHSYGQQINQLTLELFTKNLKGDERYTAISPENLNKLFIKVWIIATGLASLSASGILNLKKEEIIAVFKSNLIES; encoded by the coding sequence TTGGTTAGGAAAAAAGTATACAAAAAGCAGCATATTTTAGCCGCTGCTTCTGATTTACTAGAAAAAAAAAGTTTTTCTGCAATAACTGCAAGAAACGTAGCTGAGCACATGGGAATCTCAACTCAGCCGATCTACTTGGAGTTCAAAAATATGGAAGATTTAAAACTGACATTACTTCAAACGATTTACAAATCTCTAGAGACAGACTATTTTTCGACGATTCAATCAGATGATTTTTTGGTCAACTTTGCATTGAATTATATCGAATTTGCTAAAACAAAAAGGAATTTATTTATCGTTTTATTCGTTGAGCATCATTCTTATGGGCAACAAATCAACCAATTGACGTTGGAATTATTCACCAAAAATCTAAAAGGAGATGAACGTTATACTGCAATTTCACCGGAAAATTTGAATAAGTTGTTTATTAAAGTCTGGATTATTGCAACGGGGTTAGCATCTTTAAGCGCTTCAGGAATTTTGAACTTGAAAAAAGAAGAAATCATCGCTGTTTTTAAAAGTAATTTAATAGAGAGTTAA
- a CDS encoding YxeA family protein encodes MKLVKTIGIFLLLGGAALFGAKAYTQNQAGELSGVLDQLNPLVTEGEVYVKTKKADEVIEHGIAVYKQEAVDKEGKKRAITFTADHELIQDRYLKVYNKGAHVETYEEVTKEQVPQQALNQLG; translated from the coding sequence ATGAAATTAGTTAAGACGATCGGAATTTTTCTTTTACTTGGAGGAGCTGCTCTTTTTGGAGCTAAAGCATATACACAAAATCAGGCTGGCGAGCTTTCAGGCGTACTGGATCAATTGAATCCATTGGTTACAGAAGGCGAGGTCTATGTAAAGACTAAAAAAGCTGATGAGGTCATTGAACACGGTATTGCGGTATATAAACAAGAAGCTGTAGATAAAGAGGGAAAAAAGAGGGCAATCACCTTCACTGCAGATCATGAATTGATACAGGACCGCTATCTAAAAGTTTATAATAAAGGTGCTCATGTTGAAACCTATGAAGAAGTAACAAAAGAGCAAGTCCCGCAACAAGCATTAAATCAATTGGGCTAA
- a CDS encoding deoxynucleoside kinase, with product MKKIVIAGPVGSGKTTFAKQLAMEKQIQIYELDNLIWQRTPQGDKRYSKEKSA from the coding sequence ATGAAGAAAATTGTTATCGCGGGCCCTGTTGGAAGCGGGAAAACAACATTCGCCAAACAACTAGCTATGGAGAAACAGATACAAATATATGAACTTGACAATCTCATTTGGCAGCGAACACCGCAGGGTGACAAACGCTATTCTAAAGAAAAATCTGCCTAA
- a CDS encoding peptidylprolyl isomerase, producing MKTKKFITAAALLGALVVFAACGSKTENKTDSSSSSETKTSESVDLNALELPQLSDKVAEDEDLVEMVTTEGSIEIKLFPKQAPKTVENFMTHAKDGYYDNVTFHRVIKDFMIQGGDPKGDGTGGESIWGDSFDDEFSNQLYNIRGALSMANAGTDADGNGTNGSQFFIVQNDQDVSDGLLKDDYPQKIIDAYKNGGTPFLDGKHTVFGQVTKGMDVVDKIASAETDESDKPKKDIRIEKINILQEAK from the coding sequence ATGAAAACAAAAAAATTCATCACTGCTGCAGCTCTTCTAGGAGCACTAGTAGTATTTGCAGCGTGCGGATCTAAAACTGAAAACAAAACAGATTCATCTTCAAGCTCAGAAACAAAAACATCTGAATCGGTTGATTTAAATGCTTTAGAGTTACCTCAATTATCAGATAAAGTTGCTGAAGATGAGGATTTAGTTGAGATGGTTACGACAGAAGGCTCAATTGAAATCAAGCTCTTCCCAAAACAAGCACCAAAAACAGTTGAAAACTTTATGACCCATGCAAAAGACGGCTATTATGATAACGTTACTTTCCACCGTGTAATCAAAGATTTCATGATCCAAGGAGGCGATCCTAAAGGCGACGGGACTGGCGGAGAAAGTATTTGGGGCGATTCATTTGATGACGAGTTCAGCAACCAATTATACAATATCCGCGGAGCACTATCTATGGCAAATGCAGGTACAGATGCTGATGGCAACGGAACAAACGGCAGCCAATTCTTTATCGTTCAAAACGATCAAGACGTTTCTGATGGCTTATTGAAAGATGATTACCCACAAAAAATCATTGACGCTTATAAAAACGGCGGGACACCTTTCTTAGATGGAAAGCATACGGTCTTCGGTCAAGTGACCAAAGGGATGGATGTTGTCGATAAGATCGCTTCAGCTGAAACAGACGAAAGTGACAAACCAAAAAAAGATATCCGTATCGAGAAAATCAACATTTTGCAAGAAGCTAAATAA
- a CDS encoding DUF871 domain-containing protein: protein MGKLGISIYPERSTFEKDKAYLDLAHKYGFKRVFTSLLQITENKEKVLAEFKKVVDYANSLDMEVMVDINPALFEQLEISYDDLSFFNEMGAYGVRLDIGFTGAEEAKMTRNPYGIKIEINMSTGTSYVDNIMSYSPNTENLLGSHNFYPHRYSGLGYDHFVFCSEKFRKYNLNTMAFVNSHDATFGPWPTQDGLCSLEDHRDLEIATQVKHLVLTGLIDDILVGNAYASEAELKAMAEAFNAEYPSVKVDVADDISEDEREVLFTSLHSYRGDRSEYILRSTMTRIHFKDREFPAHNTIDMTKGDVLIDNVGYGQYKGETQIALKPMKNDGRVNVVGRISDDELFLLDFLKPWSSFKLIENKK, encoded by the coding sequence ATGGGAAAATTAGGTATTTCGATTTATCCAGAACGTTCAACTTTCGAAAAGGACAAAGCATATTTAGACTTAGCGCATAAATATGGATTTAAACGTGTATTTACCAGCTTGCTTCAAATTACAGAAAATAAAGAAAAAGTATTAGCAGAATTTAAAAAAGTCGTCGACTACGCAAATAGCCTTGACATGGAAGTGATGGTAGATATCAACCCAGCTCTATTTGAACAATTAGAGATTTCTTATGATGATTTATCATTTTTCAATGAAATGGGCGCTTACGGCGTACGTTTGGATATTGGTTTTACAGGAGCCGAAGAAGCAAAAATGACCCGTAACCCTTATGGAATCAAAATAGAAATCAATATGAGTACAGGCACAAGCTATGTAGATAATATCATGAGCTATTCACCGAATACGGAGAATTTACTAGGTTCGCATAATTTTTATCCGCATCGTTATTCAGGTTTAGGTTATGATCATTTTGTCTTTTGTTCTGAGAAATTTAGAAAATACAATTTGAATACAATGGCGTTTGTCAATTCACATGACGCAACGTTTGGTCCTTGGCCGACACAAGATGGCTTATGTTCATTAGAAGATCACCGTGATCTTGAAATTGCTACGCAAGTGAAACATCTTGTACTTACAGGCTTGATCGATGATATTTTAGTAGGAAACGCTTATGCTTCAGAAGCTGAATTAAAGGCAATGGCAGAGGCTTTCAATGCCGAATATCCATCTGTAAAAGTCGATGTGGCAGATGATATTTCAGAGGATGAAAGAGAAGTTTTATTTACTAGCTTGCATAGCTACCGCGGTGATCGTTCAGAATACATTTTACGTTCTACAATGACCCGCATTCATTTTAAAGATCGTGAATTTCCAGCACATAACACGATCGATATGACTAAAGGTGATGTTTTGATCGATAATGTTGGCTATGGTCAATACAAAGGCGAAACGCAAATTGCTTTGAAGCCAATGAAAAATGATGGACGTGTCAATGTGGTTGGGCGTATTTCTGATGACGAACTATTCTTATTAGATTTCCTGAAACCATGGTCCAGTTTTAAATTGATCGAAAACAAAAAATAA
- a CDS encoding NUDIX hydrolase N-terminal domain-containing protein, with protein MIVLEKELSILLSKLQGIAQTGKQFGKDIFDQERYEELSIVAKELTHLLYPELPERELMIFFDEDEGYATPKVDIRAVVFNQEGKLLLVKEKSDDSWALPGGWADIGYSPKEVAEKEVMEETGLKVKAERLVAVLDKAKHAYPSSLTYVYKFFIRCQPIGQKIKPGIETSEVGYFTLEEIYALKLSKARAIKQNYEMLFHDYQHEKNEMICD; from the coding sequence GTGATAGTATTGGAGAAGGAATTAAGTATTTTATTGTCAAAACTTCAAGGAATCGCACAGACTGGTAAACAGTTTGGCAAAGATATTTTTGATCAAGAACGATACGAGGAGCTCTCGATCGTTGCTAAAGAATTAACTCACTTACTGTATCCAGAGTTACCTGAACGAGAGCTTATGATTTTTTTCGATGAAGATGAAGGCTACGCGACGCCTAAAGTAGATATTCGAGCAGTTGTTTTCAATCAAGAAGGTAAATTACTATTGGTTAAAGAAAAAAGCGATGATTCTTGGGCTTTACCGGGTGGTTGGGCTGATATCGGGTATTCTCCAAAAGAAGTTGCGGAAAAAGAAGTTATGGAAGAAACAGGACTAAAAGTCAAGGCCGAACGACTAGTAGCAGTTTTAGATAAAGCCAAACATGCATACCCATCATCATTGACCTACGTGTATAAATTTTTTATACGATGTCAGCCGATTGGCCAAAAAATCAAGCCTGGGATTGAAACAAGTGAAGTCGGTTATTTTACACTTGAAGAAATTTACGCACTGAAACTTTCTAAAGCGCGAGCGATCAAACAAAATTATGAGATGCTTTTTCATGATTACCAGCATGAAAAAAATGAAATGATCTGTGATTAA
- a CDS encoding alpha/beta hydrolase, with the protein MKKIGKILVAVFVIIAIILIGAGMYFYNYAVVPSEKDFLAGDTPGTDIEAKSPEEKWFKDDQNRSYWSQQSEDGLKLQAIYLPADEKTDKNVIMAHGYMGTAETMAKFAKMYHDWGYNVLVPDARGHGESEGEYIGFGWPERKDYLQWIDQMIDKNGENAQITLYGISMGGATVMMTSGEKLPKNVKAIVEDCGYSSVNGELTYQLKDMFNLPSFPLIPVTSTITKIRAGYFFGEASSVAQLKKNKTPILFIHGDADTFVPFEMLDEVYNATDAPKEKYVVQGAEHAKAFSIDPKAYKEEVNKFLTQYVD; encoded by the coding sequence ATGAAAAAAATAGGAAAGATATTGGTTGCCGTTTTTGTGATCATCGCGATCATCTTGATCGGCGCAGGGATGTACTTTTATAATTACGCAGTTGTTCCATCTGAAAAAGACTTTTTAGCGGGAGATACTCCCGGCACTGACATAGAGGCAAAAAGTCCAGAAGAAAAATGGTTTAAGGATGATCAGAACCGTTCTTATTGGTCACAGCAATCGGAAGATGGATTAAAGCTCCAAGCCATCTATTTACCAGCTGATGAAAAAACAGATAAAAATGTTATTATGGCGCATGGTTATATGGGAACGGCGGAAACAATGGCTAAGTTTGCAAAAATGTATCATGATTGGGGATATAATGTGTTAGTTCCTGATGCTCGCGGACATGGTGAAAGCGAAGGAGAATATATCGGTTTTGGCTGGCCGGAACGTAAAGATTATCTTCAATGGATCGATCAAATGATCGATAAAAATGGAGAAAATGCACAAATCACACTATATGGAATTAGTATGGGCGGAGCGACCGTTATGATGACAAGTGGTGAAAAACTGCCAAAAAATGTTAAGGCGATCGTAGAAGATTGTGGTTATTCTTCAGTAAACGGAGAATTGACGTATCAATTAAAAGATATGTTTAATTTGCCATCCTTTCCTCTGATTCCAGTGACAAGCACGATCACTAAAATACGTGCGGGCTATTTCTTTGGTGAAGCAAGTTCAGTCGCGCAATTGAAGAAAAATAAAACCCCGATATTATTTATTCATGGTGATGCTGATACATTTGTACCATTTGAAATGTTGGATGAGGTGTATAATGCAACTGATGCACCGAAAGAGAAATATGTTGTTCAAGGCGCTGAACATGCAAAAGCCTTTTCTATTGATCCAAAAGCATATAAAGAAGAGGTCAATAAATTTTTAACGCAATACGTAGATTAA
- the xerD gene encoding site-specific tyrosine recombinase XerD, which produces MEEQITDYLHYLQIERGLSLNTRKSYERDLHKYNAFLTEQQIDSWQSVDRYIIMEYLQSLNNDNNSSATIIRMISTLRGFHQFLRQERLTDHDPMQHIDSPKKAQKLPSTLSVEEVTTLIETPDTTKPLGIRNRTILEVMYATGLRVSELVDLKIGDLHLSIGLLQTIGKGDKERIIPLGDYAIQWIEKYMEEARPVLIKKNPNETHLFVNHHGKPLSRQGVWKNLKQIVQEAGISKNITPHTLRHSFATHLLENGADLRIVQELLGHADISTTQIYTHITKQRMADVYKQHFPRA; this is translated from the coding sequence ATGGAAGAACAAATAACCGATTATTTACACTACTTACAAATCGAACGCGGACTATCTCTTAACACAAGAAAAAGCTACGAACGCGACTTACATAAATACAATGCCTTTTTGACAGAACAGCAAATAGACTCTTGGCAATCGGTGGACCGATACATAATTATGGAATATTTACAATCGTTGAATAATGACAATAACTCTTCTGCAACGATCATCCGGATGATTTCGACTTTAAGAGGGTTTCATCAATTTTTGAGGCAAGAACGCCTGACGGATCACGATCCAATGCAGCATATCGATTCACCGAAAAAAGCGCAAAAACTACCTAGTACACTGTCTGTAGAAGAAGTAACAACATTGATCGAAACACCAGATACGACAAAACCACTGGGCATAAGAAATCGGACGATTTTAGAAGTGATGTATGCTACAGGTTTGCGTGTGAGTGAACTTGTAGATTTAAAAATTGGCGATCTTCATTTATCGATCGGTTTATTACAAACGATCGGTAAAGGAGACAAAGAACGTATCATCCCTTTAGGAGATTATGCAATTCAATGGATCGAGAAATATATGGAAGAAGCCCGGCCTGTGCTCATCAAAAAAAATCCTAATGAAACACATTTATTTGTCAATCATCATGGAAAACCACTATCTCGTCAAGGGGTTTGGAAAAATTTAAAACAAATCGTTCAAGAAGCTGGGATCAGTAAAAACATCACGCCGCATACATTAAGACATAGTTTTGCTACCCATTTGTTAGAAAACGGTGCAGATTTGCGTATTGTCCAAGAATTGCTAGGTCATGCAGATATTTCAACTACTCAAATTTATACTCATATTACAAAACAACGAATGGCGGATGTCTATAAACAGCATTTCCCAAGAGCTTGA
- a CDS encoding GNAT family N-acetyltransferase → MLTNYRKEQRKIAMGLLSFHQKLTEYHSLLKEIDMYENDENLYLLLWTPEGDQNIQGIIGIELEDSAGIIVHDISITPSFRGEKLGFELLDEVLELYPGLKLYGTVATSAYLSKWKEHNE, encoded by the coding sequence ATGTTAACGAACTACCGAAAAGAACAGCGGAAAATAGCGATGGGCTTGTTGAGCTTTCACCAAAAGCTGACAGAATATCATTCGTTGTTGAAAGAAATCGACATGTATGAAAATGACGAAAACCTTTATTTGCTCCTTTGGACACCAGAAGGGGATCAGAATATCCAGGGAATCATAGGGATCGAGTTAGAAGATTCTGCTGGAATAATCGTTCACGATATTTCGATCACACCTTCTTTCCGTGGTGAAAAGCTTGGATTTGAGCTTTTGGATGAAGTTCTAGAGCTATATCCAGGGCTGAAATTATACGGCACTGTTGCTACATCTGCTTATTTATCTAAATGGAAAGAACACAACGAATAA
- a CDS encoding segregation/condensation protein A, translating into MQEMNVKLDVFEGPLDLLLHLIKKLEIDIYDIPIAAVTEQYMNYIHTMKTLELEVAGEYIVMAATLMAIKSKMLLPKQELEVTDDDELLTGEDPRDALVAQLLEYRKFKYAAGLLHEKESERSLYYTKEPMDVDEYKEDNPLLEPNQLNTIDLFLAFHAMLEKKKNRQPVETTVAGDDVSIEEKITAISQRMAQIDRQTPVNFEDFFTSHSKQEIVTTFMALLELMKKGSIHVEQEENYSTILLYNTANEIESSTEETA; encoded by the coding sequence TTGCAGGAAATGAATGTAAAGTTAGATGTATTTGAAGGACCGCTCGATCTTCTTTTACATTTAATCAAGAAACTTGAAATTGATATTTACGATATCCCAATTGCTGCTGTAACAGAGCAGTATATGAATTATATTCACACAATGAAAACCTTGGAACTGGAAGTAGCTGGTGAATATATCGTTATGGCGGCAACTTTGATGGCTATCAAAAGTAAAATGTTGCTGCCAAAACAAGAGCTGGAAGTTACAGATGATGATGAACTTCTAACAGGTGAAGATCCGCGGGATGCGCTCGTGGCTCAATTATTAGAATATCGTAAATTCAAATATGCAGCTGGGCTTTTGCATGAAAAAGAGTCTGAAAGAAGTCTTTATTATACGAAAGAACCAATGGATGTCGACGAATATAAGGAAGACAACCCTTTGCTGGAGCCAAATCAATTAAATACGATCGATTTATTTTTGGCTTTTCATGCAATGCTTGAAAAGAAAAAAAATCGGCAGCCTGTAGAAACTACTGTGGCCGGCGATGACGTGTCGATCGAGGAAAAAATAACTGCGATCTCGCAAAGAATGGCTCAAATCGACCGCCAAACACCGGTCAATTTTGAAGATTTTTTTACATCACATTCAAAACAGGAAATCGTCACAACCTTCATGGCGCTACTGGAATTGATGAAAAAGGGATCGATACATGTAGAGCAGGAAGAAAATTACAGTACAATTTTGCTGTACAATACAGCAAATGAGATCGAATCAAGTACGGAGGAAACAGCGTGA
- the scpB gene encoding SMC-Scp complex subunit ScpB has translation MTTISQIEAILFVVGEEGIGLEELSYLLELSTAKTYESLTALKERYETDDQSALNILEVGNHFVLSTKKSFAPLLKKYAQSPISNALSQAALETLSIVAYKQPISRVEVDEIRGVQSAGSMQKLVARQLIEEKGRVDGPGRAILYGTTAYFMDYFGLKSLEELPDIQQMEEEIAEELPLDLFFDRYKELNEEEQTEINESEEEN, from the coding sequence GTGACCACAATTAGTCAAATCGAAGCAATTCTATTCGTTGTTGGTGAGGAAGGAATTGGCTTGGAAGAATTATCCTATTTATTAGAACTTTCTACAGCGAAAACCTATGAATCACTAACAGCTTTAAAAGAACGCTATGAAACAGATGATCAGTCTGCATTGAATATATTAGAAGTTGGAAATCATTTTGTCTTATCGACTAAAAAATCCTTTGCACCACTATTGAAAAAATATGCGCAATCACCGATTTCAAATGCTTTGTCACAAGCCGCATTAGAAACATTGTCGATCGTGGCCTATAAACAACCAATTTCAAGAGTAGAGGTGGATGAAATCCGAGGTGTGCAGTCAGCAGGTTCAATGCAAAAATTAGTTGCACGTCAATTAATAGAAGAAAAAGGGCGAGTAGACGGTCCGGGACGCGCAATTTTGTATGGTACAACTGCCTATTTTATGGATTATTTTGGTTTAAAATCATTAGAAGAGTTGCCGGATATTCAGCAAATGGAAGAAGAAATCGCTGAAGAATTGCCATTAGACCTCTTTTTTGACCGCTATAAAGAATTGAACGAAGAAGAACAAACGGAGATCAACGAATCGGAGGAAGAAAACTAA
- a CDS encoding pseudouridine synthase translates to MERLQKVIAHAGIASRRKAEEYIVKGRVKVNGKVIRELGTQVGKSDLVEVDDVPIYKEEYGYYLFYKPKGVISAVSDNKGRKVVTDYFTHIKERIYPVGRLDYDTSGLLLLTNDGEFSQRLTHPSHEVDKVYVAKVKGLAKKHDFLPLTKGIKIDGYKTAPAAFQIISVDLKTNTSIVELTIHEGRNHQVKNMLQSVGYPVQKLKREKYGDLTLKGLRPGEYRSLNKKEISVLMNQSK, encoded by the coding sequence ATGGAGAGACTTCAAAAAGTAATCGCTCATGCTGGTATCGCATCACGCAGAAAAGCAGAAGAATATATTGTGAAGGGGCGGGTCAAAGTAAATGGAAAAGTCATTCGTGAACTTGGCACGCAAGTAGGGAAAAGTGATCTAGTGGAGGTCGATGACGTACCGATCTATAAAGAAGAGTACGGATATTACTTGTTTTATAAACCTAAAGGAGTCATCTCGGCTGTATCAGATAATAAAGGGAGAAAAGTGGTTACTGACTATTTCACTCATATCAAAGAACGTATTTATCCCGTTGGACGATTGGATTACGATACATCAGGATTGCTGCTACTGACAAATGACGGTGAATTTTCACAGCGTTTGACACATCCGAGTCATGAGGTAGATAAAGTGTATGTAGCAAAAGTTAAGGGTTTAGCTAAAAAACATGATTTTCTTCCCTTGACAAAAGGAATCAAAATCGACGGCTATAAAACGGCGCCAGCGGCTTTTCAAATCATTTCTGTTGATTTGAAGACAAATACAAGTATTGTAGAACTGACGATTCACGAAGGACGCAACCATCAAGTAAAAAACATGCTTCAGTCAGTTGGTTATCCAGTTCAAAAACTTAAAAGAGAAAAATATGGAGATTTAACCTTAAAAGGACTTCGTCCCGGTGAATACCGTTCTTTAAATAAAAAAGAAATCAGTGTGTTGATGAACCAGTCAAAATAA
- a CDS encoding ECF transporter S component, which produces MRNNKVQKMVSVAMLAAIGVVLQFVAFPIMPAFSFLKIDFSDIPVMISMFLFGPLAGISTAFIRSVLHLFTTGISPQNFVGDAASFFATTMFTLPMYYFFKRGSHKTANKVFGVITGILGLTIFMSVANYFVITPIYLKLFGVSAGEFLGMSLAKYVTIGILPFNLIKGAIVSAVFLVLHAKLLPWLSRKQHQLGNKKPIMK; this is translated from the coding sequence ATGCGAAACAACAAGGTACAAAAAATGGTAAGTGTAGCAATGTTAGCAGCAATCGGTGTGGTTTTACAGTTCGTGGCTTTTCCAATCATGCCAGCATTCAGTTTCTTGAAAATCGATTTCAGTGATATTCCAGTCATGATCAGTATGTTCTTATTTGGACCGCTGGCAGGAATCAGTACAGCTTTTATCAGATCTGTTCTGCATTTGTTTACAACGGGAATATCGCCGCAAAATTTTGTTGGAGATGCTGCCAGCTTTTTTGCAACAACGATGTTCACCTTACCAATGTATTACTTTTTTAAACGAGGAAGCCATAAGACGGCAAATAAGGTTTTCGGTGTGATAACGGGAATTCTTGGTCTGACTATATTTATGAGTGTGGCCAACTATTTTGTGATTACGCCAATTTATTTGAAGTTGTTCGGAGTATCCGCTGGAGAGTTTTTAGGAATGTCTTTAGCGAAATACGTAACGATCGGTATTCTTCCATTTAACCTGATCAAGGGAGCTATCGTGAGTGCTGTTTTCTTAGTTCTTCATGCAAAATTATTACCATGGCTTTCTAGAAAACAACATCAGTTAGGAAATAAAAAACCAATAATGAAATAA